The proteins below come from a single Oncorhynchus keta strain PuntledgeMale-10-30-2019 chromosome 32, Oket_V2, whole genome shotgun sequence genomic window:
- the LOC118365482 gene encoding nucleolar protein 12-like, giving the protein MKNMKNWNKKEKGKHEKFKKREKCVVMFNDNERQDYLTGFHKRKVERRKAAVVEIQTKIKEEQKRVREERHKEYLKLLQERKEALDEDVDDEEDELEDVITGTTESVQYDHPNHTVTVTTISDLDLTGASLFAPETNQVTEEEEVEEQEKMSAMPKKSGNPILNKKICSLNASLHAHQTQRKGSRKGKQEGKGRGRPTDKKPGATDKKGRIEKNRVGRTSKKQRRRLTGKRVHHKD; this is encoded by the exons ATGAAAAACATGAAGAACTGGAACAAAAAGGAAAAGGGGAAGCATGAGAAATTTAAGAAAAGAGAGAAATGTGTGGTCATGTTCAACGATAACGAGCGACA GGATTATCTGACAGGATTCCACAAGAgaaaggtggagaggaggaaagcaGCAGTGGTGGAAATCCAGACCAAGATAAAGGAGGAGCAGAAGAGAGTCAGAGAAGAG AGACACAAGGAGTATTTGAAGTTGCTGCAGGAAAGAAAAGAGGCTCTCG atGAGGATGTTGATGATGAAGAAGATGAATTGGAGGATGTAATAACGGGCACAACCGAGTCTGTACAGTATGATCACCCCAACCATACTGTTACCGTAACAACCATCAGTGACCTTGACCTCACGGGGGCCAGCCTCTTTGCGCCAGAAACCAATCAG gttactgaggaggaggaggtggaggagcaggAGAAAATGAGTGCTATGCCAAAGAAATCTGGGAATCCGATCCTCAATAAAAA aatCTGCTCACTGAACGCCTCGCTCCACGCTCACCAGACGCAGCGGAAGGGAAGCAGGAAGGGGAAACAGGAAGGCAAAGGACGAGGCCGGCCAACAGACAAGAAGCCAGGTGCCACAGACAAGAAGGGCAGAATTGAAAAGAACAGAGTTGGGAGGACCAGCAAGAAGCAAAGACGCAGACTGACTGGGAAGAGGGTACATCACAAGGACTGA